Proteins encoded together in one Megalops cyprinoides isolate fMegCyp1 chromosome 20, fMegCyp1.pri, whole genome shotgun sequence window:
- the selenop2 gene encoding selenoprotein Pb — MQSLWSLWALWLLALPGHLWGASLFIEGDNDASKICKPPPHWEINGTAPMKDQLGKVAVVALLKASUQFCLTQASRLGDLRDKLARSGLTDVGFLVVNEREAQSRAMYWELKRRAAEGIPVYQQAPFQEDVWEALGGDKDDFLIYDRCGRLTFHIVLPFSFLHYPYIEAAIRATYLKNICGNCTAYNCTLSAQQSNNGTMGTSCNPTEMPPTQEASNTSGGESARGSVHTPHEPHHRPHNLGPDHTEKHGHHPVHRHGQDHGQHGHGHQHDHGQQ; from the exons ATGCAGAGTCTCTGGAGCCTCTGGGCTCTGTGGCTGTTGGCTCTGCCGGGACACCTGTGGGGGGCATCCCTCTTCATAGAGGGGGACAATGACGCTTCAAAGATATGCAAGCCCCCGCCCCACTGGGAGATCAACGGCACGGCCCCCATGAAGGATCAGCTGGGGAAGGTGGCGGTAGTGGCTCTGCTGAAGGCCAGCTGACAGTTCTGCCTCACGCAGGCCTCCCG gctgggagacCTGCGTGACAAGCTTGCCCGGAGCGGGCTGACGGACGTGGGCTTCCTAGTGGTGAACGAGCGGGAGGCCCAGTCCAGGGCCATGTACTGGGAGCTGAAGAGGAGAGCGGCGGAGGGCATCCCGGTCTACCAGCAGGCTCCGTTCCAGGAGGACGTGTGGGAGGCACTCGGGGGAGACAAGGACGATTTCCTCATATATGACAG gtGCGGCCGGCTGACGTTCCACATCGTTCTGCCGTTCAGCTTCCTGCATTACCCCTACATCGAGGCGGCCATCAGAGCCACCTACCTCAAGAACATCTGCGGGAACTGCACA GCATACAACTGCACCCTCTCCGCACAGCAGAGCAATAATGGAACCATGGGCACCAGCTGCAATCCGACGGAAATGCCTCCCACCCAGGAGGCATCAAACACATCAGGTGGGGAATCAGCGAGGGGCTCTGTCCACACCCCTCACGAGCCTCACCACCGTCCACACAATCTGGGGCCTGACCATACGGAGAAGCACGGTCACCACCCCGTCCACAGACACGGTCAGGACCACGGTCAACACGGCCACGGTCACCAGCATGACCATGGCCAGCAGTAA